One Brassica napus cultivar Da-Ae chromosome C4, Da-Ae, whole genome shotgun sequence genomic region harbors:
- the LOC106390154 gene encoding endochitinase CHI, with protein sequence MYLYLPHTHTQKKTTMKYAKTTSRNDQFATLLTTLFFLILTVSKPVASQNCGCASGLCCSSAGYCGTTDAYCGEGCKEGPCKNSGPGDPTVSLEETVTPEFFNSILSQATESNCPGKGFYTHETFMAAANAYPSFGASISKREIAAFFAHVAQETGFMCHIEEVDGPAKAARGEYCDTTKPEFPCVQGKGYYGRGAIQLSWNYNYGPCGRDLNEGDLLATPEKVAQNQVLAFKASFWYWTTNVRSSFKSGFGATIRAVNSRECSGGDSTEKAANRVRYFQDYCGKLGVQPGENLTC encoded by the exons ATGTACCTCTATCTacctcacacacacacacagaaaaAAACAACGATGAAGTACGCTAAAACCACATCACGAAATGACCAGTTTGCTACTTTACTCACAACTCTTTTCTTCCTGATCCTAACCGTTTCCAAACCGGTCGCCTCTCAGAACTGCGGCTGCGCCTCTGGCTTATGCTGCAGCAGTGCTGGTTACTGTGGAACCACCGACGCGTACTGCGGCGAGGGATGCAAAGAAGGACCTTGCAAGAACAGCGGTCCCGGAGATCCAACTGTTTCACTTGAAGAAACTGTGACACCTGAGTTCTTTAACTCTATACTAAGCCAAGCAACAGAGAGTAACTGCCCAGGCAAAGGATTCTACACTCACGAAACCTTCATGGCTGCAGCTAACGCCTATCCGAGCTTCGGTGCTTCCATCTCCAAACGTGAAATCGCTGCCTTCTTTGCTCACGTCGCTCAGGAAACGGGGT TCATGTGCCACATTGAGGAAGTCGATGGACCAGCGAAAGCCGCACGTGGAGAATACTGTGACACAACAAAACCAGAGTTCCCATGTGTACAAGGAAAGGGTTACTATGGTCGTGGTGCGATCCAGCTCTCTTGGAACTACAACTATGGTCCCTGTGGCAGAGACCTGAACGAGGGAGACTTATTGGCTACACCAGAGAAAGTGGCTCAAAACCAGGTTCTTGCCTTCAAGGCCTCTTTCTGGTACTGGACCACTAATGTTCGCTCGAGCTTTAAATCGGGCTTTGGGGCGACCATCAGGGCTGTGAATAGTAGGGAGTGTAGCGGAGGAGATTCTACAGAGAAAGCTGCCAACAGGGTTAGGTACTTCCAGGACTATTGTGGCAAGCTTGGAGTTCAGCCTGGAGAAAACCTCACTTGTTAA
- the LOC106390651 gene encoding signal recognition particle 14 kDa protein, producing the protein MVLLQLDPFLNELTSMFEKSKEKGSVWVTLKRSSLKSKLQKRKLSSAGESIEYRCLIRATDAKKTISTSVGAKDHQRFQASYATILKAHMTALKKRERKDRKKSTEAEKKQGTSTTTKPKKL; encoded by the exons ATG gttttgctACAGTTAGATCCGTTCCTCAATGAACTGACGAGCATGTTCGAGAAAAGCAAAGAGAAAGGTTCTGTGTGGGTTACTTTGAAACGAT CGTCTTTGAAGTCTAAGCTGCAGAAGAGGAAACTGAGCTCTGCTGGAGAGTCCATTGAGTACAGATGCCTTATTCGAGCTACTGATGCTAAGAAAACCATTTCTACTTCG GTTGGGGCTAAGGATCACCAGAGATTTCAAGCATCATATGCCACCATTCTTAAGGCTCACATGACTGCTTTGAAGAAGAGGGAGAGGAAAGACCGCAAGAAATCCACAGAGGCAGAGAAGAAACAAGGCACCTCGACCACCACTAAACCCAAGAAACTTTGA
- the LOC106395467 gene encoding endochitinase At2g43620 — MATQISILKNTLVLFLFTLTILTKTAFSQHCGFTGCASFMCCSRYGYCGTTADYCGTGCRSGPCSYESGGVGLNAGPRDRIPNVVTTAVFAGIMSKVENGCPAKGFYTRQAFISAAQSFPAYRGTVAKREIAAMLAQFSHESDSFCYKEEIARGRYCQASSVYPCQPGKNYYGRGPIQITWNENYGAAGKFLGLPLLTDPDMVARNPDVAFKCAMWFWNEKVRPVVDQGFGATTRRINGGECDGGSPTRVQSRVNRYLEFCRQFGISPGTSLSC, encoded by the exons atggctACCCAAATATCGATTTTAAAAAACACTCTCGTCCTTTTTCTCTTCACCTTAACCATCCTAACAAAAACCGCGTTCTCTCAACACTGCGGTTTTACAGGATGTGCGAGTTTCATGTGCTGCAGTAGGTATGGATACTGTGGCACCACAGCCGATTATTGTGGCACAGGATGCAGAAGCGGACCTTGCAGCTACGAAAGCGGTGGTGTAGGTCTCAACGCTGGCCCACGTGATAGAATTCCAAATGTTGTCACAACAGCAGTTTTTGCTGGTATCATGAGCAAAGTAGAAAACGGCTGCCCAGCAAAAGGTTTCTACACTCGTCAGGCTTTCATCTCGGCTGCTCAATCGTTCCCGGCCTATCGAGGAACTGTCGCTAAGCGTGAAATCGCCGCCATGTTGGCTCAGTTCTCACACGAATCTGATA GTTTTTGTTACAAAGAAGAAATAGCAAGAGGAAGGTACTGCCAAGCTAGCTCAGTCTACCCTTGTCAACCGGGAAAGAACTACTACGGTCGTGGTCCTATCCAAATCACGTGGAACGAGAACTACGGTGCAGCCGGAAAGTTCCTTGGACTCCCTCTATTGACTGATCCAGATATGGTGGCTCGGAATCCTGATGTGGCCTTTAAGTGTGCCATGTGGTTCTGGAACGAAAAGGTTCGTCCCGTCGTGGACCAAGGCTTTGGAGCCACCACACGTAGGATTAACGGTGGGGAGTGCGACGGTGGGAGTCCGACAAGGGTGCAAAGCAGAGTTAATCGCTACTTGGAGTTCTGTAGGCAGTTTGGGATCTCTCCTGGAACAAGTCTTAGTTGTTAA
- the LOC106396331 gene encoding defensin-like protein 2 translates to MAMATKSVSSFTLIFILVLVIFEVPEIKAQDSECLKEYGGNVGFNFCAPRIYPSFCYTRCREDKGAKGGICRWGDSPDSVKCLCEYCSDQISHQILSGGI, encoded by the exons ATGGCCATGGCAACAAAATCAGTTTCTTCCTTCACCCTCATTTTCATCCTCgttttggttatttttg AAGTGCCGGAGATAAAAGCGCAGGATAGCGAGTGCCTGAAAGAATACGGAGGCAACGTGGGTTTCAACTTCTGTGCGCCTCGGATTTATCCGTCGTTTTGTTATACAAGATGCCGTGAGGACAAGGGCGCGAAAGGTGGGATATGCCGTTGGGGAGATTCCCCTGATTCTGTTAAATGCTTATGCGAATACTGCAGCGACCAAATTTCTCACCAGATTCTAAGTGGCGGTATTTGA